A genome region from Myripristis murdjan chromosome 16, fMyrMur1.1, whole genome shotgun sequence includes the following:
- the LOC115374016 gene encoding uncharacterized protein LOC115374016, whose protein sequence is MNRVADWLLLNKDKIEKGADLLGQASEALAGSVGKLHPVLETVFVTFAKILKTPKGGEAGHLADTFEVVTQTLVGFQNDMDQIYREQQRTAMNKRNFGKENQILNQYERLEDYANARPQDKQRKKEKFLNYYMEKGGDLNVNALYSDVITDNLLEKIATIEQKNSRAVKYFYARLINLFAKGISTVLSHAALTQSNDREALAMQWRERMVDMENQMKTVLDDCTENVTD, encoded by the coding sequence atgAACCGTGTGGCAGATTGGCTCCTACTGAACAAGGATAAGATCGAGAAAGGTGCAGACCTTCTGGGCCAAGCGTCTGAAGCGCTTGCAGGCAGTGTAGGCAAGCTTCACCCCGTCTTGGAGACTGTGTTTGTGACCTTTGCAAAGATACTCAAAACTCCGAAGGGGGGCGAAGCTGGCCACTTGGCAGACACGTTTGAGGTGGTCACACAGACACTCGTTGGATTCCAGAATGATATGGATCAAATTTATCGGGAGCAACAGAGGACGGCAATGAACAAGAGGAACTTTGGGAAAGAGAACCAGATCCTCAACCAGTATGAAAGGTTAGAAGACTATGCGAACGCGAGGCCTCAGgacaaacagaggaagaaggagaagttCCTCAACTATTACATGGAGAAAGGTGGTGATTTGAACGTGAATGCCCTCTACAGCGATGTCATCACAGACAACCTGCTGGAAAAAATAGCCACCATAGAGCAGAAAAACTCAAGGGCAGTGAAGTATTTCTATGCTCGGTTGATTAACCTGTTTGCAAAGGGCATTTCTACTGTGCTTAGCCACGCTGCTCTCACACAAAGCAATGATAGAGAGGCGCTGGCAATGCAATGGCGGGAACGAATGGTAGATAtggaaaatcaaatgaaaactgtCTTGGATGACTGTACAGAAAATGTTACTGATTAA